The genomic DNA CTTCGAGATTCATTAGAAATTTTAAAGGATTTAAATATTCCTATTCATCAAATCAGAGTCATTGGCGGGGGAGCGAAAAGTCAATTGTGGAAACAAATCCTTGCAAATATACTCAATCATTCTATAGATGAAATAAATACCAATCAAGGTGGAGCTTTAGGAGCAGCTATTTTAGCAGCAGTTGGTGTAGGAAAATACAAAAACGTAGAGATAGGATGTAAAACATTAATCAAACGGATCAATCAAATAAACCCCCAAAAGGAATTTGTAAATACTTATGAACAAATATACAAAAAATATCAATTGCTTTATGGTTCTTTAAAAGATTGGTTTAAATCTTAAATCAGGAATCAAGTAAATAGATATTGTAGGAGTGTTTATGTCAAATATAAGAGAAATTGCGAAAAAAGCAGGAGTAGGTATTGCAACAGTATCAAGATATTTAAATGAAACAGGCTATGTAAGTGATGAAGTAAAAGTAAAGATTCAAAAGGTAATAGAAGAATTAAATTATAAACCTAATGCATTGGCTAGAGCAATCTTTACTAAGAATTCAAAGACAATAGGACTGATGGTTCCCAATATATCTAACCCGTTTTTTAATCAAATGGCATCTATTATAGAAGAATATGCAAGTAATATGGGATATAATATATTACTATGTAATACAGATGATAATGAAGAAAAAGAAAAAAAATATCTAGATGTGTTACAAAGCCATAGAGTAGCTGGAATCATTGTATCAAGAAGTCAATGTGGAGAAGAATATAAAAATATTGAAATTCCTATTGTTTCATTTGAAAATCATATTTCTGATAAAATTATTACTATTTCTTCCGATAATTATCAAGGAGGAAGAATTGCTTTTGAACATTTGTATGAAAAAGGATGTAGAAAAATTTTACATGTAAGAGGACCTCAAACTTTTGAAGCAACAGAGCTGAGATTTAAAGGATTTGTAGATGGGGCGAAAGAAAAAAATTTAGAAATCGATTACATTGAATTTGAAAGTGATTTTCAAGTAAAAATGCTTAAAGAGAATATTGAGAGCATAAAAAATATTAGAGATTATGATGGAATATTTGTTTTTAATGATATTGCTGCAGCTACAGTAATGAAATTTCTTAAAAAAAGAGGAGTGAAAATTCCTGAAGAAATTCAAATTATAGGTTTTGATAATAGCTTTATTTGTGAATTAGTACATCCTTCATTAACTACTATTAGCCAGCCAATACAAAACTTAGGAAAGACCACCATTGAATTTTTAATAGGTTTAATCCATGGAGAAGAGATTCCTATTAAGGATTATCTTATGGAAACAAAATTAATAAAAAGAGAGACAACATATTCTTGAAAATTTTAGTTCATGTAGAAAGGATAGTAACTTTTTACATTATAAGGAACTAGTTCCATATGGATTATGAAAAGCATCAAATCTTTAGAAGTCGAGGTGTTCACGTGGAATTAATAATGAAAGATATTCAAAAATCTTTTGGTGATGTACATGTTTTAGAAAATGCAGGACTTCACGTTAAAGATAAACAGATTCATGCATTGATGGGTGAAAATGGTGCTGGAAAGTCTACAATGATG from Inediibacterium massiliense includes the following:
- a CDS encoding LacI family DNA-binding transcriptional regulator: MSNIREIAKKAGVGIATVSRYLNETGYVSDEVKVKIQKVIEELNYKPNALARAIFTKNSKTIGLMVPNISNPFFNQMASIIEEYASNMGYNILLCNTDDNEEKEKKYLDVLQSHRVAGIIVSRSQCGEEYKNIEIPIVSFENHISDKIITISSDNYQGGRIAFEHLYEKGCRKILHVRGPQTFEATELRFKGFVDGAKEKNLEIDYIEFESDFQVKMLKENIESIKNIRDYDGIFVFNDIAAATVMKFLKKRGVKIPEEIQIIGFDNSFICELVHPSLTTISQPIQNLGKTTIEFLIGLIHGEEIPIKDYLMETKLIKRETTYS